One window from the genome of Dioscorea cayenensis subsp. rotundata cultivar TDr96_F1 chromosome 3, TDr96_F1_v2_PseudoChromosome.rev07_lg8_w22 25.fasta, whole genome shotgun sequence encodes:
- the LOC120249672 gene encoding uncharacterized protein LOC120249672 — MGFVSSFPRTHKGTDNVWVVVDRLTKSTYFLAMKIGRLGVKQKSFFDHRRKSLEFQVGDHVFLRVAPTKGVIRFGVRGKLSPRFICPFEILECIGEVVYRLALLPALSRVHNVFHVSMLKKLIANPDHIILFSDFKLNNDMTYEERLVKIVDFKEQALRRRIIPYVKVQWSNHSELEATWELESEMRERY, encoded by the exons ATGGGTTTTGTGTCTAGTTTTCCTAGAACCCACAAGGGCACTGACAATGTGTGGGTAGTGGTTGACAGATTAACTAAGTCCACATATTTCTTGGCTATGAAGATTG GCAGGCTCGGAGTAAAGCAGAAGAGTTTCTTCGATCACAGGAGAAAAAGTTTAGAATTTCAAGTGGGAGATCATGTATTCTTGAGGGTCGCTCCAACCAAAGGAGTTATTCGTTTTGGCGTGAGAGGGAAGCTCAGTCCTCGATTTATCTGCCCATTTGAGATTTTAGAGTGCATTGGTGAAGTGGTGTACCGGCTTGCACTATTGCCAGCTCTTTCCCGTGTGCATAATGTGTTCCACGTTTCTATGTTGAAGAAGCTCATCGCAAATCCTGATCATATAATACTATTTTCAGACTTTAAACTTAACAATGATATGACATATGAGGAGCGTCTTGTGAAGATCGTGGATTTCAAAGAACAAGCTTTGAGAAGACGGATCATTCCTTATGTAAAGGTTCAGTGGAGCAATCATTCAGAGCTTGAAGCGACATGGGAGTTAGAGTCGGAGATGAGAGAGAGATACTAG